tttctcccccattcacattttcccctcatctttttctccacattttcccctcaaatttctctcatttttcttcatatttccttttccccctcaatttccattttccccctcaattttcttccatttccccctcacatttcctgctttttcccctcaaattttCGCCATTTCCTTCCAGATCTCCTcacatttttcaccattttccctcattttttctgtcgttttcccctcacatttcccgccattttcccttcacatttccctttttccccctcagattttctgcaatttccccctcacatttccttcctgttttccccctcacatttcctgctttttcccctcaaattttACGCCATTTTCCTTCCAGATCTCCTcacatttttcaccattttccctcattttttctgtcattttcccctcacatctcttgctttttcccctcacatttccctttccctagatttccatttccccctcaatttctcaccatttccccctcacatttcctgctttttcccctcaaattttcctccattttccttCCAGATCTCCTcacatttttcaccattttcccctcatttttctgcattttccccacatttcttgcttttcccccctcacatttcctccattttccctcaatttctcatttccctccatttctgcttttccctcaaattttcccccatttctccttCAATCTCCCACAATTTTCACCAATTTcctatttttctgctttccccaCATTCCCACCCCACATTTATCTCGAATCCCTTAACCATTCAGTCCTTATTCCCCTCAATTTCGCCcgccattttttaaatttcacccaaaaaccctaaaattctcataaaaacccaccccaacccACAATCGGAACTAGCCTGGAACCAATCAATTTTttggaattggggagggggtctCGGCCGCCTATTAAATTCAAAGGTTACAGAACCCAAAATCCTCATAAAAAACGCCCAAATGCTGGGTGGGAGGGTAGGATTGCAGGAACCcatttctttggggaaaaattgtGGGAGTTGGTTGGGTGGGGCCCATGGTGCGAGGAGATTCCAGGTTGGAGAGAACCCCAAAAGTCATCCTTCTATAGGTCCCAGAGGTGGAGGCATCTCAGGAACTTCcaggaacaccccaaaatttcatttctatGATTTTTGGGACATTCTGGTTGAGTGGAGGCATCTCAGGAACTTCCaggagaaccccaaaatttcattCCCATTACTTATGGCATCTTCCAATTGAGTGGAGGCATCTCAGGAACTTCTgggagaaccccaaaatttcatttctatGATTTTTGGGACATTCTGGTTGGGTGGAAGCATCTCAGGAACTTCCaggagaaccccaaaatttcatttctatGATTTTTGGGACATTCTGGTTGGGTGGAGGCATCTCAAGAACTTCTaggaacaccccaaaatttcatTCCCATTACTTATGGCATCTTCCAATTGAGTGGAGGCATCTCAGGAACTTCCaggagaaccccaaaatttcattCTCGTGATTTTTGGGACATTCTGGTTGGGTGGAGGCATCTCAGGAACTTCCaggagaaccccaaaatttcatttctatGATTTTTGGGAGCTTCTGGTTGGGTGGAGGCATCTCAGGAACTTCcaggaacaccccaaaatttcatttctatGATTTTTGGGAGCTTCTGGTTGAGTGGAGGCATCTCAGGAACTTCCAGGAGAAGCCCAAAATTTCATTCCCATTACTTATGGCATCTTCCAATTGAGTGGAGGCATCTCAGGAACTTCCaggagaaccccaaaatttcatttctatGATTTTTGGGAGCTTCTGGTTGACTGGAGGCATCTCAGGAACTTCTGGGAGCACCCCAACATCTTCCCATCACTCTTGGTCGACCTCCATGACTCTTGATTGGCTGGAGGTATCTCCAGGACTTCCAGGAACATCTCCAGGACCTTCACCAGGACCTGTCCATGATTTTTTGGGTCTTCCCAGTTGAGTGGAGGCATCTCCATGGCTTCAGGGAGCGCCTCAGCATCTTCTTCCCATGACTCTTGGTTGAGATCCAGGACTTATGGTTGACCACCATGACTCCTGGTTGACCTCCAGGACTTCTGGTTGACTACAACTCTTGGTTGATCATCATCCTTGGTAGACCATCATGACTCTTGGTTGACCTCCAGGACTCTTGGTTGACCACCATGATCCTTGGTTGACCATCATGATTTTAAGTTGACCACCATGACTCTTGGTTGACCACCACGACTCTTGGTTGACCACCAGGACTCTTGGTTGACCACCATGATTCTTGATTGACCACCACCACACTTGATTGACCACCATGATTCTTGATTGACCCGTATGGCTCTTGGTTGACCACCCAACTCCTGGTTGACCACCATGGTTGACCTCCAGGACTCTTGCTTGACCACAACCACACTTGGTGGACCACCATGATTCTCGATTGATCTTCACGACTCTTGGTTGACCACCACGACTCCTGGTGGACCACCACGACTCTTGGTTGACCACCCAACTCCTGGTTGACCACCATGATCCTTGGTTGACCTCCAGGACTCTTGCTTGACCACCACGACACTTGATTGACCACAACCACACTTGGTGGACCACCATGATTCTCGATTGATCTTCACGACTCTTGGTTGACCACCACGACTCTTGGTTGACCTCCAGGGCTCTTGATTGACCACCACGACTCTTGACTGACCCCATGGCTCTTGGTTTAACTCCACAACTCTTGACTGACCACCACCACACCTGGTTGACCTCCAGGACTCTTGATTGACCACAACCACACTTGATGGACCACCATGATTCTCGACTGATCTTCACGACTCTTGATTGACCCGTATGGCTCTTGGTTGACCACCCAACTCCTGGTTGACCACCATGATCCTTGGTTGACCTCCAGGACTCTTGATTGACCACCACCACACTTGATGGACCACCATGATTCTCGATTGATCTTCACAACTCTTGGTTGACCACCACGACTCTTGGTTGACCTCCAGGATTCTTGATTGACCACCATGACTCTTGGTTGACCACCCAACTCCTGGTTGACCACCACGACTCTTGGTTGACCACCAGGACTCTTGATTGACCCGTATGGCTCTTGGTTGACCACCATGACTCTTGACTGACCACCACCACTCTTGGTTGACCACCAGGACTCTTGATTGACCCCAGGGCTCTTGGTTTAACTCCACAACTCTTGATTGACCACCACCACACTTGGTTGACCACCACGACTCTTGACTGACCACAACCACACTTGATGGACCACCATGATTCTTGACTGATCTTCACGACTCTTGGTTGACCACCAGGACTCTTGATTGACCCGTATGGCTCTTGGTTGACCCCCCAACTCTTGGTTGACCACCATGATTCCTGGTTGACCACCAGGACTCTAGGTTGACCACCATGATCCTTGGTTGACCACCACGACTCTTGACTGACCACAACCACACTTGGTGGACCACCATGATTCTCGATTGATCTTCACGACTCTTGGTTGACCACTACGACTCTTGGTTGACCTCCACAACTCTTGATTGACCACCACGACTCTTGATTGACCACAACCACACTTGATGGACCACCATGATTCTTGACTGATCTTCACGACTCTTGGTTGACCACCCAACTCCTGGTTGACCACCATGGTTGACCTCCAGGACTCTTGCTTGACCACAACCACACTTGGTGGACCACCACCACTCTTGGTTGACCACCACGACTCCTGGTGGACCACCCCAACCTTCTCCAAACCCCCCCACCGCCACACCCAATCACCTCCAACCACCTCCAGAACCTCTCCATCCTCCCGTatctccatccccaccccctcaggacccccctgggacccctccccgcCCGAGGCTCAGTTGAGGAAccgccggcagcgccgcgcgCCGCAGTTGCAGGGCAGCTTGGCCGCCGGCTCCTCGATGGGGAACTTGTAGTCGTAGGTGAGCTCCTCGCCGCGCAGGATGCGGCGCAGCGCGAAGATGACGATGCGCTTGTGGCCCTCCACGTGGATGACGCGCGAGTAGCAGTTGGGCTCGCACGAGTGGTTGATGAAGCGCGCGGCGCTGCCGTGCATGGTGGCGTCCACCACCTCGGCCTCGTCGATGCGGAACATGTAGCAGCCGATGCCCTGCGGGGGGGGTGTGGTCAAGGTGGGGGCGTGGTCAAGGTTGGGGTGTGGTCAAGGGTTGGGGTGTGGTCAAGGTTGGGGTCACAATCAATGGATGGGGACCCATCAAGGGTTGGGATCATGGTCAAGGGTTGGGGATTCAATGGGTACAAGGGTGGGTTGGGGTTCATGGTCAATGGGTTGGGACGTGGTCAAGGGTTGGGGATCAATCGTTCAAGGGTTGGGTGGACATTGATCAAGGGTTGGGGTCAACAAATCCCAAAAGATTGGGGACATTTAAGGGTTGGGGTGGTGTGGGTCATCAAGTGGATCGGATTGTGGTCAAATGGGATGGGGACCCATCAAGGGTTGGAGGGTCATGGTCAAGGTTGGGGGTGTGGGTGGTGGTTCCAGGATGGGACATCAAGGGGTGGTGGGCGTGGTCAAGGGTTGGGGTGGTCAATGTGTCAATTGGTTGGTGACGGATCAAGGTGGTTGGGACATGGTCAATGGATGGGGACCCATCAAGGGTTGGGACATGGTCAAGGGTTGGGGACATCAAGGGTTGGGGTGTGGTCAAGGGTGGGGCGTGGTCAAGGTTGGGGTGGTCAAGAGTTGGGAAGCCATCAATGGTTGGGGTGTGGTCAAGGGTTGGGGTCATGGTCAATGGATGGAAACCCATCAAGGGTTGGGGTGTGGTCAAGGTTGGGGTGTGGTCAAGGGTTGGGGATGAACCAAGGGTTGGGGTCACAGTCAATGGATGGGGACCCATCAAGGGTTGGGGCGTGGTCAGGTGGGTTGTCAGGGTTGGGAAGGTGGATGGTCAAGGTTTGGGGGGTGTGGTCAAGGGGGGTCAGGGTTGGGTCACAGTCAATGGATGGGGACAATCAAGGGTTGGGGTCACAGTCAATGGATGGGGACCCACCAAGGGTTGGGGGTGTGGTCAAGGGGGATGTGGGGGGTGGTCAAGTTGGGGAAGTCTGAGGAACCCATCAAGTTGGGTGGTCAGTGGGGGTGGTCAATGTTGGGGTCATGGTCACAGGTTGGGGCAGTGTGGTCAAGGGTGGGGGTGGTCAAGGTGGGGGTGTGGTCAAGGTTGGGGTGTGGTCAAGGGTTGGGGTCACAATCAATGGATGGGGATCCACCAAGGGTTGGGGGTGTGGTCAAGAGTTGGGGTGTGGTCAAGAGTTGGGAAGCCATCAATGGTGGGTGGGGAAGTCATTCAGTGGTTGGGACCCATCAAGGGTTGGGTGGTCAAGGGTGGGGCGTGGTCAAGGTGGGGGTCAGGTCAGGTTGGGGTGTGGTCAAGGTTGGGGTACGGTCAAGGTGGGGCCGTCAAGGGTTGGGACATGGTCAATTGGGTGTGGTCAAAGGTTGGGTGAACAAGGTTGGGGGTGGTCAAGGGTTGGGGACATGGTCAAGGGTTGGGGCGTGGTCAAGGGTTGGGGCGTGGTCAAGGGTGGGGGCGTGGTCAAGGGTTGGGGCGTGGTCAAGGCTTGGGCACACCATCAAGGTATCCCTTCCCAATTTTGGACTTCATCGGGGGGCCCAATTTGTCGGCCGTTTCCCACTCATTTTTGGGGCCGTCCACAATTTTTGGCCCATCCAAAGTTTGGGTACTCGGTCAAGTTTGGGGCGTGGTCCGCGTTGTTTCAGTCCATTTTTTTAACCTCAGTTGACGCCCCATCAAAGTTGTCGTGCTCAGGTTGGGCGTTCCAAGTTTTCgtcatttttttggggggtcgTGCGCGTCTCCAATTTGGGGTGTATGATACCATCAATTTTGGGACATTTTCCATcaatttttttggggtatttccatcattttttggggtgttctcATTTTTGGTGGGGTTTCCAATCACGGTAGTTTGGGAGTTCACCTTATTTTTTGAGGTTGTTTCAGCCtcaattttttggggggtcccgtCAATGTTTTGAGGGTTGTGTCaagtttttggggggttgtcATTTTGTGGGGTTTCCAtcattttgggggtccctcaATTGGGTTTTGTGGGTGTGATTCATCCTCAATTTGGTGAGGTAGTTCATGCTCATTGGTGTTGGGTATTACCAGGTTTGGGGGCGGTTTTCATCAATTGTTGGGGTGTGTCAAATTTTGGGGCCGTTCTCTCAATTTATTGGGTGTAGGTTTACATCATCATTTTTTTTGATGTCTTCTCCTCATTTTTTATGgcattttcatcatttttgggggtggttttttgccgtttttggggtgttttcccccaaaaaaactcttGGGGCGCCCACCTTGCTGTCGTAGAACTTCTCCCGCTTGTCGGTGAGCACGGAGCGCACGACGATTCCGGAATATTCTATCACCATCTCGCCGGCCTCGATGTTCCTCTTGCAGAACAGGCCCCGCCCGTGGATGGCCgagctggaatttggggggatcgaggtcaccccaaaattttaggaaccccaaaaatcccaaaaatttcccccaaaaaattcacccagaaatgcaaaaaaaacccaaaaatccaccccagaaaccccaaaatccccccaaaattctcccctGTCTGGGGATGGTTGAGCTCAGGGGCTCAGGGtcaccccaaattttgggaaaccccaaaaatcccaaaaatttccccaaaaattaaaaaaaaaccccattaaaaatcaccaaatttcaaccaaaaatccacccaaggaatcccaaaatccccccaaaattctcccctGTCTGGGGATGGTTGAGCTCAGGGGGGGTCAGGGtcacccccaaattttggggaaccccaaaaatcccaaaaatttccccaaaaattaaaaaaaaaaacccataaaaaaatcacaaaatttcaaccaaaaatccaccccaggaaccccaaaatctccccaaaattctcccctGTCTGGGGATGGTTGAGCCCGGGAGGGTCAGGGtcaccccaaattttgggaacccccaaaaatcccaaaaatttccccaaaaatgaaaaaaaaccccataaaaaatcaccaaatttcaaccaaaaatccacccaaggaatcccaaaatccccccaaatcttcccccaaattctcccctGTCTGGGGATGGTTGAGCTCGGGGGGCTCAGGGTCACCCCAAATTTTGCGAAccccaaaaagcccaaaatttcccccaaaaaaattcacccaggaatgcaaaaaaaccagtaaaaattcactgaactttccccaaaaatccaccccaggaatccccaaaatccccccaaaattctcccctGTCTGGGGATGGTTGAGCTCGGGGGGCTCAGGGtcaccccaaattttgggaaccccaaaaatcccaaaaatttccccaaaaatgaaaaaaaaaatcccattaaaatgcACCGAATTTCaaccaaaaatccaccccaggaaccccaaaatccccccaaaattctcccctGTCTGGGGATGGTTCAACTCAGGAGGGGTCAGGGtcaccccaaattttgggaaccccaaaaatcccaaaaattttccccaaaaaattcacccagaaatgcaaaaaaacccgtaaaaattcactgaattttccccaaaaatccaccccaggaaccccaaaatctccccaaatttctcccctgTCTGGGGATGGTTGAGCTCGGGGGGCTCAGGGTCACCCCAAATTttaggaaccccaaaaatcccaaaaattttccccaaaaaattcacccaggaatgcaaaaaaccccacaaaaatcaaCACAATAATCCcaaatttcacttaaaaaaccccaaatattctgctcaaaatccaccccaggtgtgcccaggtgccccccaggtgtgcccaggtgttcaAAGGTGCCcacaggtgtacccaggtgtatctgAAATGCAccccagctgtacccaggtgtgcccaggtgtatcgAAGGTGTTTCCCATCAATCCCAGGTgtacccccaggtgtgccaagatgtgtcccaggtgtgcccaggtgcccccaggtgtgaTCCCAAttgcccccaggtgtgcccagttGTATCCCAGGTGTTTCCCATcaatcccaggtgtgcccaggtgtgtctgtaccatacccaggtgtgcccaggagtgcccagctgtgcccaggtgtgcccaggtgtagtccagctgtgcccaggtgtgccccaggtgtgcccaggtgtgtctgtaccatacccaggtgtgcccagctgtgcccaggtgtgtctgtaccaTACCCAGCtatacccaggtgtgcccaggtgtgccccaggtgtgcccaggtgtgtctgtaccatacccaggtgtgcccagctgtgcccaggtgtgtctgtaccaTACCCAGCtatacccaggtgtgcccaggtgtgtctgtaccatacccaggtgcccccaggtgtgcccaggtgtgcccaggtgtgcccaggtgtgtctgtaccatacccaggtgcccccaggtgtgcccaggtgtgcccaggtgtgcccaggtgtgtctgtaccatacccaggtgtccccaggtgtaccccaggtgtgccGCCAGGTGTTTCCCATCaatccaggtgtgcccaggtgtgtctgtaccatacccaggtgtgcccaggtgtgtgcccaggtgtgcccatgtgtaccccaggtgtgcccaggtgtgtctgtaccatacccaggtgtgcccaggtgtgtctgtaccaTACCCAGCtatacccaggtgtgcccaggtgtgccccaggtgtaccccagctgtgcccaggtgtgcccaggtgtgcctgtACCAtacccaggtgtgtctgtaccaTACCCAGCtatacccaggtgtgcccaggtgtgtctgtaccatacccaggtgcccccaggtgcccccaggtgtgcccaggtgtgcccaggtgtgtctgtaccatacccaggtgtgtctgtaccatacccaggtgctcccaggtgtaccccaggtgtaccccagctgtgcccaggtgtgtctgtacccctacccaggtgtgcccaggtgtgcccgcACTCACCGGTACACTCCCACCGCCTCCTTGGCCGTTCTCTTGAGGTGCCGGAAGCGCATGGccatgggcagctccaggctggtgGCGCGGCTGGGGGGGCGTCAGGGGGTCCCCAAAAACGGGGGGGACCCCCCGAAACCCCCCCgagaaatccccaaaatcccaaaaacccccaaaatcccaaaagagccctcaaaatcccaaaaaaccccccaaaatcctaaagaaatccctcccaaaacccccctaAAACTCCCCAAatgaaaccccccaaaatcccaaaaccaccccccaaaaaaaccccaaacccaataaaattcccaaatgccccctccccaaaatcccaaaaaaaacctgctcAAATCTTCCTCCCAAATTTGGGACATCCCAAAACTCCaagaaatgccccaaaaatctctcatggggacccccaaaaatgccccaggaccccagaattttggggaaccccaaaaatctctcaGGTAAGAatggacaccaggtctacccccatTGAAATGTATTGGAgagacaccaggtctacccccatAGGGTTCTATTGGGCAaacaccaggtctacccccatTGAAATGTATTGGAgagacaccaggtctacccccatTGAAATGTATTGgagggacaccaggtctacccccatTGAAATGTATTGGAgagacaccaggtctacccccatAGGGTTCTATTGGGcagacaccaggtctacccccatTGAAGTCTACGGGggggacaccaggtctacccccatTGAAATGTATTGGAgagacaccaggtctacccccatAGGGTTCTATTGGAaggacaccaggtctacccccatAGAGATCTATGGGatggacaccaggtctacccccatAGTGTTCTATTGGAgagacaccaggtctacccccatTGAAGTCTATGGGGGGGACAACAGGTCTACCGCTATTGATTTCTACTGGGgagacaccaggtctacccccatTGAAATGTATTGGAgagacaccaggtctacccccatAGAGTTCTATTGgagggacaccaggtctacccccatTGAAATGTATTGGAgagacaccaggtctacccccatTGAAATGTATTGgagggacaccaggtctacccccatAGGGTTCTATTGGggggacaccaggtctacccctATTGATTTCTATGGGATGGACACCAAGTCTACCCCCATAGAGTTCTATTGgagggacaccaggtctacccccatTGATTTCTATAGGAgagacaccaggtctacccccatAACACCAGGTCTACCCGTATTGATTTCTATTGGGcagacaccaggtctacccgTATTGATATCTATTGgagggacaccaggtctacccatAGAGTTCTATTGGGgagacaccaggtctacccccatTGAAATGTGCTGGAgagacaccaggtctacccccatTGAAATGTATTGgagggacaccaggtctacccccatAGGGTTCTATTGGGcagacaccaggtctacccccatTGAAATGTATTGgagggacaccaggtctacccccatAGAATTCTATTGgagggacaccaggtctacccccatTGAAATGTATTGgagggacaccaggtctacccccatAGAAGTCTATGgagggacaccaggtctacccccatAGAAGTCAATAGGGGGGGACACCACGTCAACCCATAGACTCCAATG
This Zonotrichia leucophrys gambelii isolate GWCS_2022_RI unplaced genomic scaffold, RI_Zleu_2.0 Scaffold_250_76700, whole genome shotgun sequence DNA region includes the following protein-coding sequences:
- the LOC135441348 gene encoding histone-lysine N-methyltransferase 2B-like translates to MSGLRLLGIHHDAVLFLLEQLPGAGSCSRYRFRYHPPKREPPNSAPPRNPSGCARAELYLRKCTFDMFSFLASQHRALPQGPPPREEEEDEVQLKPTRRATSLELPMAMRFRHLKRTAKEAVGVYRSAIHGRGLFCKRNIEAGEMVIEYSGIVVRSVLTDKREKFYDSKGIGCYMFRIDEAEVVDATMHGSAARFINHSCEPNCYSRVIHVEGHKRIVIFALRRILRGEELTYDYKFPIEEPAAKLPCNCGARRCRRFLN